Proteins encoded together in one Lysinibacillus sp. FSL K6-0232 window:
- a CDS encoding CbrC family protein, which translates to MTTNLIEQWNQQRKLFNSADAKSINEMHKLKEQVKQAEPTEVKLRILVEIYCMLRMYNEASKIFTTIMDVNNKKDLKKYSSIKYWVDNPQNVSPLLPRVIQETKELTTPLPMFKYMPNPLQAGIFETGEIVVCDCCEQEVDIYCTKGIYAIEEVEYLCPSCIHSGLAAQKFDGEFQQDLLNSELVSNEDYTNEVLYRTPGYVSWQGNNWLAHCTDYCAFLGYVGWQELVDMGITEELEHFNGYTNEELATSLRNNGSHQGYLFQCLECQQYIVYSDWD; encoded by the coding sequence ATGACAACAAATCTGATAGAGCAGTGGAATCAGCAAAGAAAGCTATTTAATAGTGCCGATGCCAAAAGTATTAATGAGATGCATAAGCTAAAGGAGCAAGTGAAACAAGCAGAGCCGACAGAAGTGAAGTTGCGTATATTAGTGGAGATTTATTGTATGCTACGTATGTATAACGAGGCGTCTAAAATTTTTACAACGATAATGGATGTAAACAATAAAAAAGACCTGAAAAAATATAGCTCCATTAAATATTGGGTGGATAATCCGCAAAATGTTAGCCCCTTATTGCCACGAGTAATTCAGGAAACAAAGGAGCTAACAACGCCATTACCAATGTTTAAATATATGCCAAATCCACTACAGGCTGGTATTTTTGAAACAGGAGAAATTGTTGTCTGTGATTGCTGTGAGCAAGAAGTGGATATTTATTGTACAAAGGGTATTTATGCGATTGAAGAGGTGGAGTACCTTTGTCCAAGCTGTATTCATAGCGGGCTTGCCGCACAAAAATTTGATGGCGAATTTCAGCAGGATTTATTAAACTCAGAGCTTGTCAGCAATGAGGACTATACAAATGAAGTGCTCTATCGAACACCTGGCTATGTCAGCTGGCAAGGCAATAATTGGCTAGCCCATTGTACGGATTATTGTGCCTTTCTTGGCTATGTTGGCTGGCAGGAGCTAGTGGATATGGGCATTACTGAGGAGCTTGAACATTTTAATGGCTATACAAATGAGGAGCTAGCGACTTCTTTACGCAATAATGGCTCACATCAAGGCTATTTATTTCAATGCTTGGAATGTCAGCAATATATTGTATACTCCGATTGGGATTAA
- a CDS encoding AbrB family transcriptional regulator, whose translation MFIFDRHMFITLCIGLLGAIIFQFLHIPMPWMLGAITAVLIVQLSTSVQLKWHRFFRNFGLVVAGYSIGFAFTPEAVRDIQLFLGSIIVLNVLFILLFFAVSYVVAKRTDLDFATALTCCVPGGMSQIVAFAEEQKDMDIAVITFFQILRVLLIVSFVPLLVAGSGGQSTMIAGTYTWHVAGMLALCGLAGWLAQKIKIPTSYLLGPILFLMGINMVGVDVPQLPGSLLHIAQLMIGIYIGLLLKKEDLHLSKRHIFYAFVSAGLFIGAAYGLTFAMTSLYSLDFRTGFLSIVPGGLDQMGIIAASVHANVTIVTAFQLFRVLVVSVFLVPFVKLFVKKAKT comes from the coding sequence ATGTTTATTTTTGATAGGCATATGTTTATAACATTATGCATTGGCTTATTAGGCGCAATCATTTTTCAATTTTTACATATACCGATGCCATGGATGCTAGGGGCGATTACAGCGGTATTGATTGTGCAATTATCAACAAGCGTGCAATTAAAATGGCATCGTTTTTTTCGTAACTTTGGCTTAGTTGTTGCAGGCTATTCGATTGGCTTTGCTTTTACACCAGAGGCTGTGCGAGATATTCAGCTATTTTTAGGCAGTATTATTGTTTTAAATGTGCTGTTTATCCTGCTATTTTTTGCAGTAAGTTATGTTGTAGCGAAGCGGACGGATTTGGACTTTGCGACAGCCTTAACGTGCTGTGTACCCGGTGGTATGTCACAGATTGTTGCCTTTGCTGAGGAGCAAAAAGATATGGATATAGCGGTTATTACCTTCTTCCAAATTCTTCGTGTGCTATTAATTGTAAGCTTTGTTCCTTTACTAGTTGCAGGGTCTGGTGGACAGAGCACAATGATTGCTGGAACCTATACATGGCATGTAGCTGGCATGCTAGCTCTTTGTGGCTTAGCTGGCTGGTTGGCTCAAAAGATAAAAATTCCAACAAGCTATTTGCTAGGTCCTATCCTTTTCTTAATGGGTATCAATATGGTAGGGGTGGACGTGCCTCAATTACCTGGCTCATTATTGCATATTGCACAGCTTATGATTGGTATTTATATTGGCTTATTATTGAAAAAGGAAGATTTACATTTATCGAAAAGGCATATCTTTTATGCATTTGTATCAGCAGGTCTTTTTATCGGGGCAGCATATGGCTTAACATTTGCCATGACAAGCCTATATAGCCTTGATTTCCGTACAGGCTTTTTAAGCATTGTGCCTGGAGGGCTTGACCAAATGGGGATTATCGCCGCTTCTGTGCATGCTAATGTAACAATTGTGACGGCTTTTCAGCTTTTTCGTGTACTAGTCGTGTCAGTTTTTCTTGTGCCATTTGTAAAGCTCTTTGTGAAAAAAGCGAAAACATAG
- a CDS encoding RAxF-45 family protein encodes MNKNATKTCVKVDTAMYFARVITFDFANNGRGLSIFKQNQIINVAN; translated from the coding sequence ATGAATAAAAACGCTACGAAAACATGTGTAAAAGTGGATACAGCTATGTATTTTGCACGTGTGATTACTTTTGATTTTGCGAACAACGGGAGAGGTCTGTCCATTTTTAAGCAAAATCAAATAATAAACGTAGCGAATTAA
- the abc-f gene encoding ribosomal protection-like ABC-F family protein has product MQIKAEQLQKIIGGNVLFENLQLEVNSGEHVAIVGVNGSGKTTLLQLLAGIDTPDKGRIIKSKEATIGYLHQIPHYLEHSVREVLEEAFAELYILKEKMTRLEQEMQSMVTDKILVQYGQIQEQFMLQGGYEVEAQLAMIANGLELTAMLEQPFSSLSGGEKTKVMLGQILLKKPSILLLDEPTNHLDMHAIEWLEQYVRHFEGIVIVVSHDRHFMNQVAHKIIELEDGEAFTYNGHYDAFVAQKEAKIEQQFASYEEQQKKIKKMQEAIKRLKQWANEANPPNAAMHRRAKSMEKALARIQRVKKPVTKKKMNLALTMAERSGKEVMQLEGICHGFEQPLFQDSQLAIYFGERVAIVGSNGCGKSTLLKIMLGEITPNQGICSIGSNVKFGYLSQQFEHKNPTIRLIDAFRESVAVSEAEARHILAQFLFYGYDVFKKVKDLSGGEKMRLRLAQLMHEDINVLILDEPTNHLDIEAREVLEDTLESFEGTIIGVSHDRYFLQKIFTKTAWIEEQRITVFEGDYEWARHKRLELMQQVTEPEPVKKRSSMKKELPIEQQIEKLEAKLQEPALAQEQRQKLQQQLEHLYESWIEEETEHV; this is encoded by the coding sequence ATGCAAATAAAAGCTGAACAACTACAAAAAATTATTGGTGGTAATGTATTATTTGAAAATTTACAGTTAGAAGTAAATAGTGGGGAGCATGTAGCAATTGTTGGCGTCAATGGCAGTGGCAAAACAACGCTTCTACAATTGCTGGCTGGCATTGATACTCCTGATAAGGGACGTATTATTAAAAGTAAGGAAGCAACGATTGGCTATTTACATCAAATTCCACATTACCTAGAGCATTCTGTGAGGGAAGTGCTGGAGGAGGCATTTGCGGAGCTTTATATATTAAAGGAAAAAATGACACGGCTTGAGCAGGAAATGCAATCGATGGTAACAGATAAAATATTAGTGCAATACGGACAAATACAGGAGCAATTTATGCTACAGGGAGGCTATGAGGTAGAGGCTCAGCTAGCGATGATTGCCAATGGGCTTGAGCTAACAGCTATGCTTGAGCAACCGTTTAGTAGCTTAAGTGGTGGCGAAAAAACAAAGGTGATGCTTGGGCAAATTTTATTAAAAAAGCCCTCTATTTTGCTGCTAGATGAGCCAACGAATCATCTGGATATGCATGCCATTGAATGGCTTGAGCAGTATGTCCGACATTTTGAAGGCATTGTAATCGTTGTATCCCATGACCGCCATTTTATGAATCAGGTGGCACATAAAATTATTGAACTTGAGGATGGCGAGGCTTTTACGTATAACGGTCATTATGATGCCTTTGTGGCACAAAAAGAGGCAAAAATTGAGCAGCAATTTGCGAGCTATGAAGAGCAGCAAAAGAAAATAAAAAAAATGCAGGAAGCGATTAAGCGTTTAAAACAGTGGGCGAATGAAGCGAATCCCCCAAATGCAGCAATGCATAGACGTGCGAAAAGCATGGAAAAAGCGCTGGCGCGGATACAGCGTGTTAAAAAGCCTGTAACGAAAAAGAAAATGAATCTAGCCTTAACAATGGCAGAACGCAGTGGCAAAGAGGTTATGCAGCTAGAAGGTATTTGTCATGGATTTGAACAGCCATTGTTCCAAGATAGTCAGCTTGCTATTTATTTTGGAGAGCGTGTTGCAATCGTTGGTAGCAACGGTTGTGGCAAATCAACATTATTAAAAATCATGCTAGGAGAGATTACGCCAAACCAAGGTATTTGCTCCATTGGCAGCAATGTGAAGTTTGGCTATTTATCACAGCAATTTGAGCATAAAAATCCAACGATTCGCTTAATCGATGCCTTTCGTGAAAGTGTTGCTGTATCTGAGGCTGAGGCTCGTCATATACTCGCACAGTTTTTATTTTACGGCTATGACGTCTTTAAAAAAGTGAAGGATTTAAGTGGTGGCGAAAAAATGCGTTTACGCTTAGCACAATTAATGCATGAGGATATTAATGTCTTAATATTAGATGAACCGACGAACCATTTAGATATTGAGGCAAGAGAGGTATTAGAGGATACATTGGAATCCTTTGAAGGAACGATTATTGGTGTGTCCCATGACCGCTATTTTTTACAAAAAATATTTACGAAAACAGCATGGATTGAAGAGCAAAGAATTACTGTGTTTGAGGGCGATTATGAATGGGCTAGGCATAAGCGACTGGAGCTGATGCAGCAAGTTACAGAGCCAGAGCCAGTAAAGAAAAGATCGTCTATGAAAAAAGAGCTACCAATTGAGCAGCAAATTGAAAAGCTAGAGGCAAAGCTACAGGAGCCAGCACTTGCACAGGAGCAGCGTCAAAAGCTTCAGCAGCAATTAGAGCATTTATATGAAAGCTGGATAGAGGAGGAAACAGAGCATGTATAA